One region of Opitutaceae bacterium genomic DNA includes:
- the rplF gene encoding 50S ribosomal protein L6 translates to MSRIGKLPVSIPDKVKVDVKPGNTVHVEGPKGKVNKTFAPVVKISVSDKKVRFEPTEDTRFSRAMFGTARSVVAGMVKGVSVGFEKELEIQGVGFKATQKGKQIDFSLGYSHPILFDIPEGIKITITDQTKLKIEGADKQLVGAVTAEIRSYYPPEPYKGKGVRIVGERVRRKEGKTVA, encoded by the coding sequence ATGAGTCGCATTGGCAAACTACCCGTTTCCATCCCCGACAAGGTCAAGGTCGACGTCAAGCCGGGCAACACGGTGCATGTCGAAGGTCCCAAGGGAAAGGTGAACAAGACGTTCGCGCCTGTCGTGAAGATTTCAGTCTCCGACAAGAAAGTTCGTTTCGAGCCCACCGAAGACACCCGGTTTTCCCGGGCAATGTTCGGCACGGCCCGTTCCGTGGTCGCCGGCATGGTGAAAGGTGTGTCGGTGGGCTTTGAAAAGGAGCTCGAGATTCAGGGGGTCGGCTTCAAGGCCACGCAAAAGGGAAAGCAGATCGATTTCTCCCTCGGCTATTCCCACCCCATTTTGTTCGATATTCCCGAGGGCATCAAGATCACCATCACGGATCAAACCAAGCTGAAGATTGAGGGAGCTGACAAGCAGCTCGTCGGCGCCGTGACCGCGGAAATCCGCAGCTATTATCCGCCGGAGCCCTACAAGGGCAAGGGTGTGCGTATTGTTGGCGAGCGCGTCCGTCGCAAGGAAGGCAAGACCGTCGCCTAA
- the rpsH gene encoding 30S ribosomal protein S8, translated as MTDPISDFLTRLRNASAARKAEAVAPHSKMKEGIAAILKAEGFVADYSDGTDELGHKTLVVKLKYVNEVPAITNLDRVSTPGRRLYYGYAEIPRVLNGLGISILSTASGLMKGQDCRRNKVGGELICNVW; from the coding sequence ATGACTGATCCGATCAGCGATTTTTTAACGCGCCTTCGCAATGCGTCGGCGGCAAGGAAGGCGGAGGCCGTCGCGCCTCATTCCAAGATGAAGGAGGGCATCGCCGCGATTCTGAAGGCCGAAGGTTTCGTTGCGGACTATTCCGATGGCACGGACGAACTGGGCCACAAGACGCTCGTGGTGAAGCTCAAGTACGTGAACGAGGTGCCAGCGATCACGAATCTTGACCGTGTGTCCACGCCCGGTCGCCGCCTCTACTACGGATACGCCGAAATTCCCCGTGTCCTGAATGGACTCGGCATCAGCATCCTGTCCACCGCCAGTGGCCTTATGAAGGGCCAGGATTGCCGCCGCAACAAGGTCGGTGGCGAATTGATCTGCAACGTCTGGTAA
- the rpsN gene encoding 30S ribosomal protein S14, whose protein sequence is MPKTSAIQRNEKRKKLSTKFAAKRAELKAILVNPGTSDEEFFAAQKKLQKLPRNSSPTRVRNRCSMSGRPRAYISKFGVSRIQFRELALAGKIPGVTKSSW, encoded by the coding sequence ATGCCGAAAACCTCCGCCATTCAGCGCAATGAAAAGCGCAAGAAGCTCTCCACAAAGTTTGCCGCCAAGCGAGCGGAACTGAAGGCCATTCTGGTCAATCCGGGCACGAGTGACGAAGAATTCTTTGCCGCTCAGAAGAAACTGCAGAAGCTTCCCCGCAACTCGTCCCCGACTCGCGTGCGCAATCGCTGCTCAATGAGTGGCCGCCCACGCGCCTACATCAGCAAGTTCGGGGTGTCGCGCATCCAGTTCCGCGAACTCGCCCTGGCGGGCAAGATCCCGGGAGTCACGAAATCATCCTGGTAA
- the rplE gene encoding 50S ribosomal protein L5: protein MSASPSLKQFYVNTVVPELKKSRGYENKHQVPRLIKIVLNTGIDSDADKNLITDVSRDLGLIAGQKPVLAKSKKAIANFKLRQGQVVGAYVTLRGDSMWEFLYRLLAVALPTIRDFRGVPTKLDGRGNYNLGIADFTIFPEITVENVKKSMGLDITIVTSAGTDDAGRELLRLLGMPFRRSEAAKAAAA from the coding sequence ATGAGCGCCTCACCTTCACTCAAACAGTTCTACGTCAATACCGTGGTTCCCGAGCTCAAGAAGAGCCGGGGCTATGAAAACAAGCATCAGGTTCCGCGCCTGATCAAAATCGTTCTCAATACGGGCATTGATTCGGACGCCGACAAGAATCTTATCACAGATGTCTCCCGGGATCTCGGCTTGATTGCCGGTCAGAAACCCGTGCTCGCGAAGTCCAAAAAGGCCATTGCCAACTTCAAGCTTCGCCAGGGGCAGGTGGTGGGGGCGTATGTCACCTTGCGGGGAGACAGCATGTGGGAATTCCTATATCGCCTGCTGGCTGTTGCCTTGCCGACGATCCGTGACTTTCGTGGCGTGCCAACCAAGCTCGATGGGCGGGGAAATTACAACCTCGGCATAGCCGATTTCACGATCTTCCCGGAAATCACCGTGGAGAACGTCAAAAAGTCCATGGGGTTGGACATCACGATCGTAACCTCGGCCGGAACGGATGATGCGGGCCGTGAACTGCTCAGACTGCTGGGCATGCCCTTCCGCCGTTCAGAAGCCGCAAAGGCGGCAGCCGCTTAA
- the rplX gene encoding 50S ribosomal protein L24 has translation MSKSHLKRGDDVVVIAGSHKGKSGKILELVSDKQRARVEGVAMIKRHLKKSQEHPNGTIAEREGSIHASNLQLKSRYDASKRRPTTSATVAT, from the coding sequence ATGTCGAAATCCCATCTCAAACGCGGCGACGACGTCGTCGTCATCGCCGGATCCCACAAGGGCAAGAGCGGCAAGATCCTCGAGCTTGTTTCCGACAAGCAACGTGCTCGGGTCGAAGGTGTTGCCATGATCAAGCGACACCTGAAGAAATCGCAGGAGCATCCGAATGGCACCATAGCGGAGCGCGAAGGTTCAATTCATGCGTCGAACCTTCAATTGAAGTCGCGTTATGACGCCAGCAAGCGTCGCCCGACGACGTCAGCCACGGTTGCAACTTGA
- the rplN gene encoding 50S ribosomal protein L14, protein MIQLRSILEVADNTGARKAAYISRKGQNTATAGVGDIVTVHIKESTTDATVKKGEVAKAVVVRTRAPVRRSDGSYLRFDSNAIVIIGADGNPRGTRIFGPVARELRAKNFMKIISLAPEVL, encoded by the coding sequence ATGATCCAACTCCGCTCCATTCTAGAAGTCGCCGACAACACCGGTGCCCGCAAGGCCGCATACATTTCCCGCAAGGGGCAGAATACCGCCACGGCCGGCGTTGGCGATATCGTCACGGTCCACATCAAGGAAAGCACGACCGATGCAACAGTGAAAAAGGGCGAGGTTGCGAAGGCGGTTGTCGTTCGCACGCGCGCTCCAGTTCGCCGCTCAGACGGCAGTTACCTGCGATTCGATTCCAATGCGATCGTCATCATCGGCGCGGATGGCAATCCGCGCGGCACCCGCATCTTCGGACCGGTGGCCCGGGAACTTCGCGCCAAGAACTTCATGAAAATCATCTCGCTCGCCCCCGAGGTGCTGTAA
- the rpsQ gene encoding 30S ribosomal protein S17, translated as MSTRNSRKTVTGIVTSRSGDKSVKVTIPYKTPHPRYHKVINRQTVLHVHDEKNDTRVGDKVQVMGTRPLSRLKRWRIVSIVSRAATSDAVAISETDVAAAVPTKKTVPNASAASKD; from the coding sequence ATGTCCACTCGCAATTCTCGAAAAACCGTCACCGGGATAGTAACCAGCCGTTCCGGCGACAAGTCTGTCAAGGTAACGATTCCCTACAAGACGCCGCATCCGCGCTACCACAAGGTGATCAATCGTCAGACCGTGCTGCACGTTCATGACGAGAAGAATGACACGCGTGTTGGTGACAAGGTGCAGGTGATGGGGACCCGCCCGCTCAGTCGCTTGAAGCGCTGGCGGATCGTCAGCATCGTTTCCCGGGCAGCCACGTCAGACGCCGTCGCCATCAGCGAAACCGATGTCGCCGCTGCAGTGCCCACAAAGAAGACAGTTCCCAACGCGTCCGCAGCGTCAAAGGACTGA
- the rpmC gene encoding 50S ribosomal protein L29: MTAKEIKELTPAEIETKLRESREALLQMRLRKHTGQVEKTHEIRSLRKTIARLMTAASARKGAKAA; this comes from the coding sequence ATGACAGCGAAAGAAATCAAGGAACTCACTCCGGCTGAAATTGAGACCAAGCTTCGCGAATCCCGCGAGGCGCTCCTTCAGATGCGCCTGCGCAAACACACGGGGCAGGTCGAAAAGACCCACGAGATTCGCTCACTTCGGAAGACCATCGCCCGCCTGATGACTGCAGCCAGCGCCAGGAAGGGCGCAAAAGCCGCCTAA
- the rplP gene encoding 50S ribosomal protein L16 translates to MALAPSRTKYRKSQKGSRAGNAKRGNTLAFGDFGLQSLSRGPMTGQQIEAARVTISRHLKRKGKLWIRIFPHKPITKKPAEVRMGQGKGPVEYYVAIIKPGAVLFELSGVPASIAKEAFRLADAKLPFRCRFIVRENAAA, encoded by the coding sequence ATGGCTCTCGCTCCTTCCCGTACCAAATATCGCAAGTCCCAGAAGGGATCCCGCGCTGGAAATGCCAAGCGCGGCAACACCCTTGCCTTCGGCGACTTCGGGCTTCAGTCCCTTTCCCGTGGACCCATGACCGGCCAGCAGATCGAGGCTGCCCGCGTCACGATCTCCCGCCACTTGAAGCGCAAAGGGAAACTCTGGATTCGAATATTCCCTCACAAGCCCATCACCAAGAAACCGGCCGAGGTCCGCATGGGTCAGGGCAAGGGTCCGGTCGAGTACTACGTCGCGATCATCAAACCCGGCGCCGTCCTTTTCGAGCTTTCCGGTGTTCCGGCGAGCATCGCAAAGGAGGCCTTCCGCCTGGCCGATGCGAAACTTCCTTTCCGCTGCCGATTCATCGTGCGCGAGAATGCGGCCGCCTAG
- the rpsC gene encoding 30S ribosomal protein S3, translated as MGQKTNPVGFRLAVRRNWQSRWFATKKDFPKLLLEDQIIRQKLMEKLKQASVPRIFIERASNRVRVKIYTARPGVVIGRKGQEVEKIKEELAKLTGKEILLDIQEVKKPEIEAQLVAENVALQLERRIAFRRAMKKAVEMAMALGAEGIRIQCSGRLGGADIARREWQRKGRVPLHTMRESIDYGFSEAQTVYGKIGVKCWICKKEADATV; from the coding sequence ATGGGCCAAAAGACCAATCCCGTAGGTTTCCGCCTCGCGGTACGCCGTAACTGGCAGTCCCGCTGGTTTGCGACGAAAAAGGATTTCCCCAAACTGCTTCTCGAGGATCAGATCATCCGCCAGAAGTTGATGGAGAAACTGAAGCAGGCATCAGTCCCGCGCATCTTCATCGAGCGCGCGTCCAACCGCGTCCGCGTAAAGATCTACACCGCCCGTCCTGGAGTCGTCATCGGACGCAAGGGCCAGGAGGTGGAGAAAATCAAGGAGGAGCTGGCAAAGCTCACCGGCAAGGAGATCCTTCTCGACATCCAGGAGGTTAAGAAGCCGGAGATCGAGGCGCAGCTCGTTGCCGAGAACGTCGCTCTCCAACTGGAACGCCGCATCGCTTTCCGGCGCGCAATGAAGAAGGCCGTTGAAATGGCGATGGCGCTTGGTGCCGAGGGCATCCGCATCCAGTGTTCAGGCCGCCTCGGCGGCGCCGATATCGCCCGTCGCGAATGGCAGCGCAAGGGACGCGTGCCCCTGCATACCATGCGTGAAAGCATCGATTACGGGTTTTCTGAAGCCCAGACCGTTTATGGCAAGATCGGCGTCAAATGCTGGATCTGCAAAAAGGAAGCCGACGCGACCGTTTGA
- the rplV gene encoding 50S ribosomal protein L22 — translation MEVQAITRYARMSPKKVREVARTIQGRTAPDAVDLLGVIPRKSARLIAKTLKSAIANAENNNNLSADALIVKSAIVDQGPVLKRFKAGARGTAMPRRKKMSHITIVLTDGDAN, via the coding sequence ATGGAAGTTCAAGCCATCACCCGCTACGCTCGCATGTCACCCAAGAAGGTGCGCGAGGTGGCCCGTACCATTCAGGGGCGCACTGCTCCTGACGCCGTCGACCTTCTCGGCGTGATCCCGCGCAAGAGCGCCCGCCTCATCGCAAAGACGCTGAAGAGCGCGATCGCGAACGCGGAAAACAACAACAATCTCTCGGCTGATGCGTTGATCGTGAAATCCGCGATTGTCGACCAGGGCCCCGTGCTCAAGCGATTCAAGGCCGGTGCCCGCGGCACAGCGATGCCGCGCCGGAAGAAGATGTCCCACATTACCATCGTCCTCACCGACGGAGACGCCAACTAA
- the rpsS gene encoding 30S ribosomal protein S19 yields MARSIKKGFFVDYHLSEKVEKAQKSGSHKKPIQTWSRRSTITPDFVGLTFNVHNGKAFVAVYVTENMVGHKLGEFAPTRVFKAHGGMTRKEI; encoded by the coding sequence ATGGCCCGTTCCATCAAAAAAGGCTTCTTCGTAGACTATCACCTCTCGGAGAAAGTCGAAAAAGCGCAGAAATCCGGCTCACACAAGAAGCCGATCCAGACCTGGTCCCGCCGATCCACGATCACCCCCGACTTTGTCGGGCTTACGTTCAATGTTCATAACGGAAAGGCGTTTGTCGCCGTTTACGTGACTGAGAACATGGTGGGTCACAAGCTTGGCGAATTTGCCCCCACACGTGTCTTCAAGGCGCACGGTGGCATGACCCGGAAGGAAATCTAA
- the rplB gene encoding 50S ribosomal protein L2, protein MALKPFRPLTPSQRFTLLNRNPSLSKKRPERALTEPKPKTGGRNVYGRITSRRRGGGHKQLYRIIDFRRSDKLDVPAKVIALEYDPNRTAHIALVQYQDAGAEKRYIIAPLSLEVGTTIVAASKATTNDFLVGNNFPLELIPPATKLHCVELYPGRGAQLGRTAGTSIELVAVDDGVAQLKMPSGEIRMVNARCRATIGEVGNADHTNESLGKAGRNRWLGRRPRVRGMAMNPVDHPNGGGQGKSKGGGGRQHLVSPWGQLAKGFPTRRRSKPTSSQILVRHNGRPPRNKK, encoded by the coding sequence ATGGCACTGAAACCCTTTCGTCCACTCACACCATCCCAGCGCTTCACCCTGCTCAATCGGAATCCCTCCCTGAGCAAGAAGCGTCCGGAGCGTGCACTCACCGAACCAAAGCCGAAGACCGGCGGGCGCAATGTCTACGGTCGGATCACGTCGCGCCGCCGGGGAGGCGGCCACAAGCAGCTCTACCGGATCATTGACTTCCGGCGCAGCGACAAGCTCGACGTGCCCGCCAAGGTGATCGCCCTTGAATACGATCCCAATCGCACCGCCCACATTGCGCTGGTCCAGTATCAGGATGCCGGTGCGGAAAAGCGTTACATCATCGCCCCGCTCTCCCTCGAGGTTGGGACGACCATTGTCGCGGCGAGCAAGGCTACGACAAACGACTTCCTGGTTGGAAACAACTTCCCGCTCGAACTGATTCCGCCGGCGACCAAGCTGCATTGCGTGGAGCTCTATCCGGGCCGGGGCGCGCAGCTCGGACGGACTGCCGGCACATCGATCGAGCTGGTGGCGGTCGACGATGGCGTCGCACAGCTCAAGATGCCGTCGGGGGAAATCCGCATGGTGAATGCCCGCTGCCGGGCCACCATCGGGGAGGTCGGCAATGCCGATCACACCAACGAGTCGCTCGGCAAGGCCGGTCGCAATCGCTGGCTTGGGCGCCGCCCGCGCGTCCGTGGCATGGCCATGAATCCTGTTGACCACCCCAATGGCGGTGGACAGGGCAAGTCAAAGGGTGGTGGCGGTCGCCAGCACTTGGTGTCCCCCTGGGGTCAGTTGGCGAAGGGCTTTCCCACGCGCCGTCGGTCAAAACCGACGAGCTCCCAGATTCTGGTTCGTCACAACGGCCGTCCGCCGCGCAACAAGAAGTAA
- the rplW gene encoding 50S ribosomal protein L23 has product MNSHSILKVVRLTEKATKASSDLGQYTFEVYPDATKGAVRSAVEQAFKVSVTRVNIQNYSGKNKRGRSGRPGRTSDFKKAIVTLKAGDKIELV; this is encoded by the coding sequence ATGAACTCTCATTCGATTCTCAAAGTTGTCCGTTTGACGGAAAAGGCCACGAAGGCATCCTCCGATCTTGGGCAGTACACGTTCGAGGTGTACCCGGATGCCACCAAGGGCGCGGTGAGGAGTGCCGTCGAGCAGGCTTTCAAGGTCAGCGTAACCCGCGTTAACATCCAGAACTACAGCGGAAAGAACAAACGCGGCCGTTCGGGCAGGCCCGGCAGGACCTCCGATTTCAAGAAGGCCATCGTGACGCTCAAGGCCGGCGACAAGATCGAACTCGTCTGA
- the rplD gene encoding 50S ribosomal protein L4 yields MKLKVYSSDGTTSREQDFPNLPVFEGDKGVQAVKEVIVAIRANQRQGTRSTKTRGEVSGGGKKPWRQKGTGRARAGSIRSPLWVGGGVVFGPRPRDFSKKINSKVRDLAFSRALYDRAAAGELVVIDSVSFPTAKTRTASEVVKRIEPKGRLLLVDAPFAPESARAARNLARVSLQEASKLNTLDLAHYKKIILSAAAMDAVLARVKGAQN; encoded by the coding sequence ATGAAGCTGAAAGTTTACAGTTCAGACGGCACCACATCCCGCGAACAGGACTTCCCCAATCTCCCGGTTTTTGAGGGAGACAAGGGTGTTCAGGCCGTCAAGGAAGTCATAGTTGCCATCCGCGCCAATCAGCGGCAGGGCACTCGTTCGACAAAGACCCGCGGTGAGGTTTCCGGAGGCGGAAAAAAGCCGTGGAGACAGAAGGGCACCGGGCGCGCACGTGCCGGATCCATTCGCTCGCCACTCTGGGTGGGCGGTGGAGTGGTGTTTGGTCCGCGTCCGCGCGACTTTTCGAAGAAGATCAACAGCAAGGTCAGGGATCTTGCCTTCAGCCGCGCCCTGTACGATCGCGCCGCGGCGGGAGAACTCGTTGTCATCGACAGTGTCTCGTTTCCCACGGCGAAGACCCGGACCGCCAGCGAGGTCGTCAAACGCATCGAGCCAAAGGGCAGGCTTCTGCTCGTCGATGCGCCGTTTGCGCCCGAGAGTGCGCGCGCCGCACGCAACCTGGCCCGCGTTTCGCTTCAGGAGGCTTCGAAGCTCAACACGCTCGATCTGGCACATTACAAGAAAATCATCCTCAGCGCGGCGGCCATGGATGCCGTCCTCGCCCGCGTTAAGGGGGCTCAGAACTAA
- the rplC gene encoding 50S ribosomal protein L3, which produces MSISTLIGKKLGMTQVYDAQNVLVPVTVVEAGPCAVVQIKTQEADGYHAVQLGFSQQKEKNASKAELGHAKKAGLASAPRVLGEVRLAERTSLKQGDVITVETFKEGQFVDVTGITKGKGFQGVVRRWRVAGGPASHGSMFHRRIGSIGMRQTPGRSWKNQAMPGHMGTERRTVQNLRIVKVLPEKNILLVKGAIPGANGDDVIVRTAIKGQPKASA; this is translated from the coding sequence ATGTCGATCAGTACACTCATCGGTAAAAAACTCGGAATGACGCAGGTCTACGACGCCCAAAACGTCCTGGTCCCCGTCACCGTGGTTGAAGCTGGACCCTGTGCCGTGGTCCAGATCAAGACCCAGGAGGCAGACGGTTATCATGCCGTCCAACTGGGCTTCTCCCAGCAGAAGGAGAAGAACGCATCCAAAGCCGAGCTCGGTCATGCAAAGAAGGCCGGCCTTGCTTCTGCCCCGCGTGTCCTTGGCGAGGTTCGCCTGGCGGAAAGGACCTCCCTCAAGCAGGGTGACGTCATTACAGTCGAAACCTTCAAGGAAGGCCAGTTTGTCGATGTGACAGGCATCACCAAGGGCAAGGGCTTTCAGGGAGTGGTTCGTCGCTGGCGCGTCGCCGGCGGTCCGGCCTCGCACGGGTCCATGTTTCATCGCCGCATCGGTTCCATCGGCATGAGACAGACACCCGGTCGCTCCTGGAAGAACCAGGCAATGCCCGGCCACATGGGCACTGAGCGCCGCACGGTTCAGAATCTGCGCATCGTCAAGGTGCTTCCCGAAAAGAACATTCTTCTCGTGAAAGGCGCCATTCCGGGTGCCAACGGCGATGACGTCATCGTGCGCACCGCAATCAAGGGCCAGCCGAAAGCGAGCGCCTAA
- the rpsJ gene encoding 30S ribosomal protein S10, with translation MKGQRIRIKLQGFDYRVIDQSALEIVETAKRSGARVSGPIPLPTRIDKLSVNRSPHVDKKSMEQFETRTHKRLIDIIEPTAQTVDELKKLNLPSGVDITINV, from the coding sequence ATGAAAGGCCAACGCATCCGCATCAAGCTTCAGGGTTTCGACTATCGAGTCATCGACCAGTCCGCCCTTGAGATCGTTGAGACCGCCAAGCGCTCAGGCGCACGCGTCTCAGGCCCCATTCCTTTGCCCACACGCATCGACAAGCTGTCCGTCAACCGCTCGCCGCATGTGGACAAGAAGTCGATGGAGCAGTTTGAGACTCGCACTCACAAGCGTCTCATCGATATCATCGAACCAACCGCGCAGACGGTGGATGAGCTCAAGAAGCTCAACCTGCCTTCCGGCGTGGATATCACCATCAACGTTTAA
- the fusA gene encoding elongation factor G, producing the protein MSSQISIGVVTDKNKVSPANARERSFPLEWTRNIGIAAHIDAGKTTTSERILFYSGAVHKMGEVHEGTAVTDWMEQERERGITITAAAISCAWNASYGPWKGIKQRINIIDTPGHVDFTAEVERSMRVLDGAIAVFCAVAGVQPQSETVWRQANKYGVPRIAFVNKMDRTGANFFRAIDEMREKLKANAHPLYIPIGKEENFNGVIDLVQNLAYVFADTTDELGMVPVTSPIPAEYADEAKKYRERLIEAVSDFDDVIASKYLEGQEIETEELIIAVRRATCSMKFTGVVPGSAFKKKGIQRLLDCVVNYLPDPIDVPPMKGQDSDGNEVEATVDDKGKLAGLAFKLWTDPFVGKLVFYRVYTGKVTKGMSLYNPRTRRSERVSRLVLMRAMDREEIDAAYSGDICALVGVKDVITGDTLCDEDYDIRLEPPSFPEPVIAMSIEPNSKSDQEKLGTALQRLVAEDPTLRVKTDTDTGQTILAGMGELHLEIIVDRMKREFKVEATVGKPQIAYRETVTVPAQGEGKFIRQSGGKGQYGHVVVKIEPNEKGKGVEVVNEIVGGVIPKEFIKPSTEGILEGANNGVVAGYPVVDVIVRIIDGSFHEVDSSELAFKMAGIFAFKEAMRQAKPILLEPIMGVELTTPDEYQGDLMGDINRRRGQIQGMENKNGACIVSANVPLESLFGYVTDIRSLSKGRASASITPSHFEQVPNSLLTKIVESSVKAPART; encoded by the coding sequence ATGTCATCGCAGATCAGCATCGGTGTCGTCACCGACAAGAACAAGGTTTCACCTGCCAACGCACGCGAGCGGTCCTTCCCGCTGGAGTGGACGCGCAATATCGGCATCGCCGCCCACATTGATGCCGGCAAGACCACCACGAGCGAGCGCATCCTCTTTTATTCCGGCGCGGTCCACAAGATGGGCGAGGTGCATGAAGGCACCGCGGTGACCGACTGGATGGAGCAGGAGCGCGAGCGCGGCATCACGATCACTGCTGCAGCCATTTCGTGCGCCTGGAACGCCTCCTACGGTCCCTGGAAGGGAATCAAGCAGCGCATCAATATCATCGATACCCCCGGTCACGTCGATTTCACCGCAGAGGTGGAGCGCTCCATGCGTGTGCTCGACGGCGCGATTGCGGTTTTCTGCGCGGTCGCCGGCGTGCAGCCGCAGTCCGAGACTGTCTGGCGCCAGGCCAACAAGTACGGCGTCCCGCGAATTGCATTCGTCAACAAGATGGATCGCACCGGCGCGAATTTTTTCCGGGCCATCGACGAGATGCGCGAGAAGCTGAAGGCCAACGCACATCCCCTCTATATTCCCATCGGCAAGGAGGAAAATTTCAACGGGGTCATCGATCTCGTGCAGAACCTGGCGTACGTGTTTGCCGACACAACCGACGAGCTTGGCATGGTTCCGGTCACTTCGCCCATTCCCGCTGAATATGCGGACGAGGCGAAAAAGTACCGCGAGCGCCTGATCGAGGCGGTTTCCGATTTCGACGACGTCATTGCCTCCAAGTATCTAGAAGGACAGGAGATCGAGACCGAAGAGCTCATCATTGCCGTTCGCAGGGCAACCTGCTCGATGAAGTTTACGGGTGTCGTCCCCGGTTCTGCCTTCAAGAAAAAGGGCATCCAGCGCCTGCTCGATTGCGTCGTCAACTACCTGCCGGACCCGATCGATGTTCCACCGATGAAGGGTCAGGACAGCGATGGCAACGAGGTCGAGGCGACTGTCGACGACAAGGGCAAGCTGGCTGGTCTCGCGTTCAAACTCTGGACCGATCCCTTTGTCGGCAAGCTCGTGTTCTACCGTGTTTACACCGGAAAGGTCACCAAGGGCATGTCCCTCTACAATCCACGCACCCGCCGCTCCGAGCGAGTCTCCAGACTTGTGCTCATGCGCGCGATGGATCGCGAGGAAATCGATGCCGCCTATTCTGGCGACATCTGCGCGCTCGTGGGCGTGAAAGATGTCATCACCGGCGATACGCTTTGCGATGAGGACTACGACATCCGGCTTGAGCCGCCGTCGTTCCCGGAGCCCGTCATCGCGATGTCAATCGAGCCGAACTCGAAGAGTGACCAGGAGAAGCTTGGCACAGCGCTTCAGCGGCTGGTGGCCGAGGACCCGACGCTTAGAGTAAAGACCGATACCGACACGGGTCAGACCATCCTTGCGGGCATGGGTGAACTTCACCTTGAAATCATCGTCGACCGAATGAAGCGCGAGTTCAAGGTCGAGGCGACCGTTGGAAAGCCGCAGATCGCCTATCGCGAGACTGTCACGGTTCCGGCGCAGGGCGAAGGGAAGTTCATCCGTCAATCCGGCGGCAAGGGACAGTATGGCCATGTCGTCGTGAAGATTGAGCCCAACGAAAAGGGCAAGGGTGTCGAGGTCGTCAACGAGATCGTTGGCGGCGTTATCCCGAAGGAATTCATCAAGCCGTCGACCGAAGGCATTCTCGAGGGCGCAAACAATGGTGTTGTCGCCGGCTACCCGGTCGTCGACGTCATTGTTCGCATCATCGACGGTTCGTTCCACGAGGTCGATTCTTCCGAGCTGGCATTCAAGATGGCCGGCATCTTTGCCTTCAAGGAGGCGATGAGGCAGGCCAAGCCGATCCTTCTCGAGCCGATCATGGGTGTCGAACTGACGACGCCGGATGAATACCAGGGAGACCTGATGGGCGACATCAATCGCCGCCGCGGTCAGATTCAGGGCATGGAAAACAAGAACGGTGCCTGCATCGTATCCGCGAATGTGCCGCTCGAATCCCTCTTTGGTTACGTCACCGACATCCGTTCCCTCTCCAAGGGTCGGGCGAGCGCGTCCATTACACCGTCGCATTTTGAGCAAGTTCCAAACTCGCTCCTCACCAAGATCGTGGAGTCGTCTGTCAAGGCTCCCGCTCGTACTTAA
- the rpsG gene encoding 30S ribosomal protein S7 encodes MSRRHRADKRGIEPDIRYKSPLVAHLVNVIMKSGKKNLAERIVYGAFEKVSEKLEKGDPVDLLIGAMENARPRLEVKSRRVGGATYQVPIEISFERQESLALRWLVSAAGTRKGVPMRDALAAEIVDAYNNTGSVVKKKEDTHKMAQANRAFAHLRW; translated from the coding sequence ATGTCACGTCGTCACAGAGCAGATAAGCGCGGCATTGAGCCGGACATTCGCTACAAGAGCCCCTTGGTTGCGCACCTCGTCAATGTCATCATGAAAAGCGGGAAGAAGAATCTCGCTGAGCGCATTGTTTACGGTGCCTTTGAGAAGGTTTCCGAGAAGCTTGAGAAGGGTGATCCCGTCGATCTGCTGATCGGCGCCATGGAGAACGCCCGCCCGCGTCTCGAGGTCAAGAGCCGCCGGGTCGGTGGAGCGACCTATCAGGTGCCCATCGAAATTTCGTTCGAACGCCAGGAGAGCCTTGCCCTGCGCTGGCTGGTATCCGCTGCCGGGACACGCAAGGGTGTGCCGATGCGCGATGCCCTGGCGGCCGAGATCGTCGACGCCTACAACAACACGGGTTCGGTTGTGAAGAAGAAGGAAGACACGCACAAGATGGCCCAGGCCAACCGAGCGTTTGCCCACCTGAGGTGGTAA